In the Methylobacter sp. YRD-M1 genome, one interval contains:
- a CDS encoding SMI1/KNR4 family protein — protein MLEKIEDAETPLKLQEIEQVEKKLNIVLPLAYKNFLLKYNGGRPEPAGFDIVWPEDRINSEIRRECSEDWRSSMVDWFLSIYEGEYSNFMEYNLVDFEGRIPKETVAIAHDPGGNLVLLGVAGEQTGKVLFWVKDYENWEGDDSVENIPWYDNIGFIANSFDEFINEKLHD, from the coding sequence ATGCTAGAAAAAATAGAAGATGCAGAAACTCCCTTAAAACTTCAAGAAATTGAGCAAGTAGAAAAAAAACTGAATATTGTTCTGCCATTGGCATACAAGAATTTTTTATTGAAATATAACGGTGGAAGACCGGAGCCAGCCGGATTTGATATTGTCTGGCCAGAAGACCGGATCAATAGTGAAATAAGACGCGAATGCAGCGAAGATTGGCGCTCATCAATGGTTGATTGGTTTCTCTCGATCTACGAAGGCGAATATAGCAATTTCATGGAATACAATCTGGTTGATTTTGAAGGTCGAATTCCCAAGGAAACTGTCGCCATTGCGCATGATCCAGGTGGCAATTTGGTTTTGTTGGGGGTAGCCGGTGAGCAGACCGGCAAAGTGTTGTTCTGGGTCAAGGACTACGAAAACTGGGAAGGGGATGACAGCGTTGAAAACATTCCCTGGTATGACAATATAGGCTTTATAGCCAACAGTTTCGACGAATTCATCAATGAAAAGCTCCATGACTGA
- a CDS encoding HNH endonuclease has protein sequence MGAGIKDPKIQGQLKELETDTAQAGVELDKALVDSAIDLAGIVDPTPISDAISLGRSAASGDWISAGLSVVSMLPYAGDAIAKPIKGAKITERILNLKKRIADNAVKARQVVINSLKKDAAIIRAERAKKKGEEISKELTQLCPMEANRYGTHTPKKGWKQGSERGNGAWDPKESDLKPDKIQKIESVTKGKPVQFKDGYPDFSEYIYKAKGVEGKSISGEVEIQLSKTGVREEDFKLADKAMAEKLGTDKFKRPKGWTWHHTEDGTTMQLVPSDLHNNVPHSGGVSLAKDPGY, from the coding sequence ATGGGAGCAGGGATTAAGGATCCAAAAATTCAAGGCCAGCTCAAGGAGTTGGAAACAGATACAGCTCAAGCAGGAGTGGAACTGGACAAAGCGCTTGTGGATTCGGCTATAGATTTAGCGGGTATAGTGGACCCGACGCCTATCAGTGATGCTATAAGCCTGGGCCGAAGCGCTGCCAGCGGAGACTGGATAAGCGCCGGGCTTTCCGTGGTTTCCATGCTGCCTTATGCAGGCGATGCTATCGCCAAACCTATAAAAGGCGCCAAAATCACAGAGAGGATTTTGAACCTCAAAAAACGCATTGCGGACAATGCAGTTAAGGCACGGCAGGTTGTGATCAATTCCTTGAAAAAGGACGCGGCCATTATTCGTGCTGAGCGGGCCAAGAAAAAAGGCGAAGAAATCAGCAAAGAACTGACCCAACTGTGTCCAATGGAAGCCAATCGGTACGGCACCCATACACCTAAAAAAGGTTGGAAGCAGGGCAGCGAACGCGGCAACGGGGCTTGGGATCCCAAAGAATCTGATCTTAAACCAGATAAAATACAAAAGATTGAGTCCGTCACCAAGGGTAAACCTGTTCAGTTTAAGGATGGGTACCCTGATTTTTCAGAATATATCTACAAAGCAAAGGGAGTGGAGGGTAAATCCATTTCTGGCGAAGTAGAGATACAATTAAGTAAAACAGGTGTTAGAGAAGAAGATTTTAAATTAGCCGATAAAGCGATGGCGGAAAAACTTGGAACAGACAAATTCAAAAGACCGAAAGGTTGGACTTGGCACCATACGGAAGATGGCACCACCATGCAACTAGTTCCATCCGATCTTCACAATAACGTGCCTCATTCAGGAGGCGTCTCATTAGCAAAAGACCCCGGGTATTAG
- a CDS encoding type IV toxin-antitoxin system AbiEi family antitoxin domain-containing protein has product MENTYQRILDFAHTHALIRPSDLAAQGLPRVALTRLVRRGQLIRISRGLYARPDRPVSEHGALAETARKYPHAIVCLLSALRFHDLTTQSPFEVWLAIPNKARAPRIDYPPLRIIRFSGAALTEGVEVHQIDGVPVRITNVARTVADCFKYRNKIGLEVALEALHESWREKRVSMDELWHYASLCRVANVMRPYMESLP; this is encoded by the coding sequence ATGGAAAACACTTACCAACGAATCCTTGACTTCGCACACACGCATGCCCTGATCCGACCAAGCGATCTGGCTGCCCAAGGCCTGCCCAGGGTTGCACTAACGAGGCTGGTACGCAGAGGCCAGCTGATTCGAATCAGCCGTGGACTCTATGCCCGCCCTGATAGACCAGTGTCCGAGCATGGCGCACTGGCCGAAACCGCACGCAAATATCCACACGCTATCGTCTGCCTGCTTTCCGCATTACGCTTCCACGATCTCACTACCCAGTCCCCGTTTGAAGTGTGGCTAGCTATTCCCAATAAAGCACGTGCCCCGCGGATAGATTATCCGCCCCTGAGAATTATCCGGTTCTCTGGCGCAGCACTCACTGAAGGCGTGGAAGTCCATCAGATCGATGGCGTACCGGTCCGTATCACCAATGTGGCCAGAACGGTGGCTGATTGCTTCAAATACCGCAACAAAATCGGGCTTGAGGTGGCTCTGGAAGCGCTGCATGAGTCCTGGCGAGAAAAGCGGGTTAGCATGGATGAGCTCTGGCATTATGCCAGCCTGTGTCGAGTGGCCAATGTCATGCGTCCTTATATGGAAAGCTTGCCATGA
- a CDS encoding nucleotidyl transferase AbiEii/AbiGii toxin family protein: protein MTNGNIAASVRNRLLNHARTKRQDFNLVLTRYAIERLLYRISISKYADQFLLKGALLFDLWFDIPHRPTRDADFLSFGSADLTYIEGIFKDICELDVLDGMAFQSATVRAAEIRKEAHYAGVRVTLLGLLDGARCQVQVDMGFGDAVTPGPEEATYPVILSEFAAPKLSAYPRYTVVAEKFEALSSLGIANSRMKDYFDLWILACHTDFEGDILCQAVRTTFERRKTMLLDQLPFGLTETFAQDAQKQVQWQAFLRKNKLDALALEEVVSQLAVFMRPVVDAASTHQAFSWLWQAGGPWRPTSPS from the coding sequence ATGACTAACGGGAACATCGCTGCCTCAGTCCGTAACAGATTGCTCAATCATGCGCGCACGAAAAGACAGGATTTCAATCTGGTCCTGACCCGTTATGCCATTGAACGCCTGCTTTACCGGATCAGCATTTCAAAGTATGCCGATCAGTTTCTACTCAAGGGCGCTTTGCTGTTTGATCTTTGGTTTGATATCCCGCACCGTCCGACAAGAGATGCTGATTTTCTGAGTTTCGGTTCGGCCGATCTGACCTATATCGAAGGTATCTTCAAGGATATCTGTGAACTTGATGTCCTGGATGGTATGGCGTTTCAATCCGCTACCGTGAGAGCGGCCGAGATCAGAAAGGAAGCGCATTATGCCGGTGTACGCGTTACCTTGCTTGGACTCCTGGATGGCGCACGCTGCCAGGTTCAGGTGGATATGGGGTTTGGCGATGCGGTTACGCCAGGGCCTGAAGAGGCTACCTATCCCGTTATCCTGTCAGAATTTGCAGCACCGAAATTAAGTGCTTATCCGCGTTACACGGTAGTGGCGGAAAAATTCGAAGCGCTTTCATCCCTGGGCATTGCTAACAGCCGCATGAAGGATTACTTCGATCTTTGGATACTGGCCTGTCATACCGATTTTGAGGGCGATATTCTCTGCCAGGCTGTCCGGACGACATTCGAACGCCGCAAAACAATGCTATTGGATCAACTGCCTTTCGGACTCACCGAAACGTTTGCACAAGACGCACAGAAACAAGTGCAATGGCAGGCATTTTTAAGAAAAAACAAACTGGATGCACTCGCGCTGGAAGAGGTTGTCTCGCAATTAGCGGTCTTTATGCGGCCAGTAGTTGATGCGGCCAGCACTCATCAGGCATTTTCATGGCTATGGCAGGCTGGAGGTCCCTGGCGGCCAACCAGTCCAAGCTAA
- a CDS encoding IS1 family transposase (programmed frameshift), with amino-acid sequence MVRCPKCSSEGCTKDGMAKGRQRYRCKACGYRHTVSYRGINPAVKRQTLQLYLEGLGFRAIGRFLNCSHVAVYNWIKAYGESIESIRSTAGVEVVEMDEMHTSIGSKKNYGWIWMAVDRNSKRFLHCEVSSRGTETGRKLWTAIEDPPITQVMTDYWHPYEQLVPKELHTQSKAETYTVEGYNSLFRHFLARLRRKSKCYSKSKDMLKYSVMLLMLKWNGELDTILN; translated from the exons ATGGTTAGATGCCCCAAATGTAGCTCAGAAGGCTGTACTAAAGATGGGATGGCGAAAGGCAGGCAACGTTACCGCTGTAAGGCTTGCGGTTATAGACATACGGTCAGTTACCGAGGCATCAATCCAGCGGTTAAGCGGCAAACGCTCCAGCTTTACCTTGAAGGCTTGGGTTTTCGTGCCATTGGTCGATTCCTGAACTGCAGCCATGTTGCAGTCTATAACTGGATCAAGGCCTACGGCGAGTCCATTGAATCCATTCGCTCTACCGCCGGCGTTGAGGTCGTCGAAATGGATGAAATGCATACCTCTATTGGCTCCAAAAAAA ACTATGGCTGGATCTGGATGGCTGTTGATCGAAATAGCAAACGATTCCTCCACTGCGAAGTGAGTTCCCGCGGCACAGAAACAGGCCGAAAGCTATGGACGGCCATTGAAGACCCGCCAATAACCCAGGTCATGACTGATTATTGGCATCCTTATGAACAATTGGTCCCGAAGGAACTGCATACGCAATCAAAAGCCGAAACCTATACCGTGGAAGGCTATAACAGCCTATTCAGGCATTTTCTTGCCCGGCTGCGCCGAAAATCAAAATGCTATAGCAAAAGCAAGGATATGCTGAAATATTCCGTCATGCTTCTGATGCTTAAATGGAACGGTGAATTAGATACTATACTTAATTAA
- a CDS encoding cupin domain-containing protein — MKHLSHTIYLASILGFYLLMNSAVNADESSAKFSRELLLKKYVSLPAKEIDTNVIRVRFPKGYKTPLHTHEGPGPRYVLRGRLKTEDSGQSNVFGPGEVFWETGAEMSVENIGKGEAEIIIFEMAPAKTDAH, encoded by the coding sequence ATGAAACATCTTAGCCACACTATTTATCTAGCTTCTATACTGGGCTTTTACCTGTTGATGAATTCTGCAGTCAACGCCGATGAATCATCAGCAAAATTTTCGCGCGAACTGTTATTGAAAAAATACGTTTCACTACCAGCTAAGGAAATTGATACTAATGTTATACGGGTGCGCTTTCCCAAAGGCTACAAAACACCATTGCATACACATGAAGGTCCAGGACCGCGCTATGTACTCAGAGGGAGATTGAAAACTGAGGATAGCGGTCAAAGCAATGTTTTCGGTCCAGGTGAAGTATTTTGGGAAACCGGGGCTGAAATGTCGGTAGAGAATATCGGAAAAGGTGAAGCTGAAATTATTATATTTGAGATGGCTCCCGCTAAGACTGACGCACATTAA
- a CDS encoding sigma 54-interacting transcriptional regulator produces MLHYIKTGSTTFDSNKIFFIFSNLNPYAAMSDTLLPELNAISFLQMFITQSVKLAGQYNSERGTANHIQDLGLTASSYLEAHARRQLGLPGKISPEQYVSIITHIKKQIGGSFSQVPSGSAGCVCVENFRCPFGERVKEAPELCRTTASVFGGIAARNFGYAKVVLNKRIATDDGKCEVTIYTDREAAQIEEGDEYLNEGGMIVSRSAIAEVAARVSERMARTWNPKDVSGQKRGLDRPELIAESEVMREALQAVELVAPTSANVLINGETGVGKEVIARAIHALSDRNTQKFVAVNCGAIPESLLESALFGHEKGAFTGAHELRRGFFERADGGTLFLDEIDSLPLLSQANLLRVLQEGEFERVGGAQVLHSNVRIITASNRPLLDLVAQGRFRKDLYYRLNVVTIRISPLRERREDITALVNYLLKQIAHRYDKFPKVLSNEAWQQIMAYEWPGNVRELENVLERAFLFSSGQIITKVGLDVSPDGSVSADQGNLRGKKRLAASQIETKTLQDALVKHNGNVTAVANEIGISRRAVHQKLKHYNIDAGVFRKR; encoded by the coding sequence TTGCTCCACTACATAAAAACGGGAAGTACAACATTTGATAGCAATAAAATATTTTTTATTTTTTCAAATTTAAATCCTTATGCAGCCATGTCCGACACCTTATTGCCCGAGCTAAATGCCATATCTTTCCTTCAGATGTTTATTACCCAAAGCGTCAAGCTAGCAGGACAATACAACAGTGAAAGAGGAACGGCCAATCACATCCAGGACTTAGGGTTGACTGCCAGCAGTTATCTTGAAGCCCACGCCCGCCGACAGTTGGGACTGCCCGGTAAAATCTCCCCCGAACAATATGTGTCGATCATTACACATATCAAGAAACAAATTGGCGGGAGCTTCTCCCAGGTTCCAAGCGGCTCGGCAGGTTGCGTATGCGTTGAAAATTTCCGTTGCCCGTTCGGCGAACGCGTCAAAGAAGCACCAGAGCTGTGTCGCACCACTGCTTCGGTATTCGGCGGCATTGCAGCCAGAAATTTCGGTTACGCAAAAGTAGTGCTCAACAAGCGCATCGCCACTGACGATGGTAAATGCGAGGTTACGATTTATACCGATCGCGAAGCCGCCCAGATTGAAGAAGGCGACGAATATCTCAACGAGGGGGGCATGATTGTTTCGCGTTCTGCTATTGCCGAGGTCGCCGCACGTGTTTCGGAAAGAATGGCTCGAACATGGAATCCAAAGGATGTTTCGGGTCAGAAGCGAGGGTTGGATCGGCCAGAGCTAATCGCCGAATCTGAGGTAATGCGCGAAGCGCTACAAGCTGTCGAATTGGTCGCCCCGACTTCGGCCAATGTGCTGATTAACGGCGAGACCGGGGTTGGCAAAGAAGTGATCGCGCGGGCTATCCACGCGCTCAGTGATCGGAACACACAGAAATTTGTTGCTGTTAATTGTGGCGCCATTCCGGAAAGCCTGCTCGAAAGTGCCTTATTCGGCCATGAAAAAGGCGCATTTACCGGAGCGCACGAACTTCGGCGTGGCTTTTTTGAAAGAGCGGATGGTGGCACCCTTTTTCTCGACGAAATCGATAGCTTGCCGCTCCTTTCTCAAGCCAATCTCCTTCGTGTCCTCCAGGAAGGCGAATTCGAGCGAGTCGGCGGCGCACAGGTTCTGCATAGCAACGTCCGTATCATAACCGCCTCGAACCGTCCATTGCTGGACCTTGTCGCCCAAGGGCGATTCCGCAAAGATCTATATTATCGGCTTAACGTCGTGACCATCCGCATATCACCTTTGAGGGAGCGTCGTGAAGATATTACTGCATTGGTCAATTATCTGTTGAAACAGATAGCTCATCGTTATGACAAGTTCCCTAAGGTTCTGAGTAACGAGGCCTGGCAACAGATCATGGCCTATGAATGGCCGGGAAATGTTAGGGAGCTGGAGAATGTACTGGAACGCGCATTTCTGTTTTCATCCGGACAAATCATCACCAAGGTCGGCTTAGATGTAAGTCCTGACGGTAGTGTTTCGGCGGACCAGGGAAACCTACGCGGCAAAAAACGGTTGGCCGCTAGCCAAATAGAGACCAAGACCTTACAAGATGCCTTAGTCAAACACAATGGCAATGTCACTGCGGTAGCCAATGAGATCGGCATAAGTCGCCGCGCTGTACACCAGAAGTTGAAACACTACAATATCGATGCTGGAGTTTTTCGGAAGCGATGA
- a CDS encoding ZIP family metal transporter: MITLIWIIIFTLIGSLVSVGAAGLFLLIPNRYHPRILPHGLSFAVGALLSVVFLDLLPDALRTAGGKHTQSLLATVLVGIIGFFLLEKFLLWRHCHAGDCIAHNKGRSHRSAGALIILGDAIHNFVDGILIAAAFLTDTHLGIITSIAVTAHEIPQEIGDFAILIESGYSRAKALSYNLMSSLSTLVGGVIAYFSLEHLHEMLPYILALAASSFLYVAVADLIPSLHQRTAIVKQSAFQQIGLITFSIFLVYWIHGQAEAFHNRQGAVEIRTTQPLESRPV, from the coding sequence ATGATCACACTTATTTGGATCATTATTTTCACCCTCATTGGCAGCCTAGTCAGCGTCGGCGCGGCAGGCTTATTTTTACTGATTCCAAATCGCTACCATCCACGAATTTTACCTCATGGACTTAGCTTCGCCGTGGGAGCCTTGCTGAGCGTCGTATTTCTGGATCTTCTGCCGGATGCACTACGTACTGCCGGCGGAAAACATACACAAAGTTTGTTGGCGACAGTTTTGGTTGGCATTATCGGTTTCTTCCTATTGGAAAAATTTCTGTTATGGCGGCACTGCCATGCAGGAGATTGCATTGCTCATAATAAGGGACGCTCCCATCGGTCCGCCGGCGCCTTGATTATCTTGGGTGATGCCATCCACAACTTTGTCGATGGCATCCTTATCGCGGCGGCTTTTCTTACGGATACCCATCTAGGGATCATCACCAGCATAGCGGTGACGGCTCATGAAATTCCTCAGGAAATAGGTGACTTTGCTATTCTGATTGAAAGCGGTTATAGCCGTGCCAAAGCATTGAGCTATAATCTGATGTCGAGCCTATCCACACTGGTTGGCGGAGTAATAGCCTATTTCAGTCTGGAACATCTGCATGAAATGTTGCCCTACATTTTGGCTTTGGCGGCATCAAGCTTTTTATACGTTGCCGTAGCTGATCTTATCCCTAGTCTCCATCAACGCACCGCCATTGTAAAACAATCTGCATTTCAGCAGATTGGCCTCATTACGTTCAGTATTTTTTTGGTGTATTGGATTCACGGGCAAGCCGAGGCTTTCCATAATCGCCAAGGGGCGGTTGAGATTAGAACGACACAACCATTAGAATCTCGACCTGTATAG
- a CDS encoding FmdB family zinc ribbon protein: MPTYDYHCESCCSDMEFRHPVNGNAPECPQCGSIMKKRILSAPAVHGYMAVGRNQAMASLHRPLEEASHRHGPGCGCCGGHHYATSSTDSSSTTA, translated from the coding sequence ATGCCAACTTATGATTACCATTGCGAAAGCTGCTGCTCTGATATGGAATTTCGCCATCCAGTCAACGGAAATGCACCCGAATGCCCCCAATGCGGAAGCATCATGAAAAAAAGAATTCTATCGGCGCCTGCCGTTCATGGTTACATGGCTGTAGGCAGAAATCAGGCCATGGCTTCGCTTCATCGCCCCCTCGAAGAGGCTAGTCATCGCCATGGTCCAGGGTGCGGATGTTGCGGAGGCCACCATTACGCAACTAGCAGCACGGATTCCTCTTCAACTACCGCCTGA
- a CDS encoding beta-class carbonic anhydrase, giving the protein MSSLKDQLTTRIAAYDHWASRRQYGPDGHNDRSLWVLACMDERLPVDEALGIKVDSPVGGGDAHCFRNAGGIVTDDAIRSAMLTCNFFGTKEIVIVQHTQCGMLSANANDLEKMLRARGVDIDSLTLDPTLSELKLDKGAFAKWIGMMDDVDETCIKTVETFRNHPLIPKDVVVSGWVWEVETRRLRAPTFDAQKRARTDVTAAQFGVTVKQPPRWKA; this is encoded by the coding sequence ATGTCATCGTTAAAAGACCAACTAACCACCCGTATCGCGGCCTATGATCATTGGGCCTCTCGTCGTCAATATGGGCCAGATGGTCACAATGACCGTAGTTTATGGGTCCTTGCTTGTATGGACGAGCGTCTACCGGTTGATGAAGCCCTCGGAATCAAGGTAGATTCGCCGGTCGGCGGTGGTGATGCCCACTGTTTCCGTAATGCGGGGGGGATTGTTACCGATGATGCAATCCGTTCCGCGATGCTGACATGCAATTTCTTTGGGACCAAGGAAATTGTTATCGTTCAACACACTCAATGCGGCATGCTTTCCGCTAACGCGAACGATTTAGAAAAGATGCTTCGTGCTAGAGGGGTCGATATTGATTCGTTAACGCTAGACCCAACGTTATCAGAGCTTAAACTTGATAAAGGCGCTTTCGCTAAATGGATTGGCATGATGGATGATGTCGACGAAACCTGCATTAAAACCGTCGAAACTTTTCGCAACCATCCATTAATTCCGAAAGATGTCGTAGTTAGCGGTTGGGTATGGGAAGTGGAAACTCGCCGGCTGCGTGCTCCAACTTTTGATGCGCAAAAGCGAGCTCGAACGGATGTCACCGCTGCTCAGTTCGGTGTCACTGTCAAGCAACCTCCGCGCTGGAAAGCCTAA
- a CDS encoding IS3 family transposase (programmed frameshift) codes for MTKKTNTNFSPEVRERAVRMLHEHQSEYASQWAAIQSIAAKIGCTAETLRRWVRETEKTSGAQEQLTTSERERLKALEREVRELRQANEILRKASAYFCPGGARPPVQTMKAFIDDHRDVYGVEPICKVLPIAPSTYYRHAVCQANPNLRSARAKQDESLGHQIRRIWEDNFQAYGARKVWRQLQREGKNVARCTVERLMRQLGLQGVVRGKTVKTTISRPDEAYPLDRVNRQFKAERPDALWVADFTYVSTWQGFVYVAFVIDVFSRFIVGWKVSASARTDFVLDALEQAVYARRPAGGLIHHSDRGVQYVSIRYTERLAEAGIEASVGSVGDSYDNALAETINGLYKAEVIYRQAWKNREAVELATLAWVDWFNHRRLLEPIGNIPPAEAEEKYYQQLTESAQAA; via the exons ATGACCAAGAAAACCAACACCAACTTTTCACCGGAAGTCCGTGAGCGCGCAGTTCGAATGCTGCATGAACATCAAAGCGAATATGCCTCACAATGGGCCGCCATTCAATCAATTGCCGCTAAAATCGGCTGTACCGCTGAAACCCTGCGTCGCTGGGTACGTGAAACCGAAAAAACGAGTGGTGCACAAGAACAGCTGACAACGTCAGAGCGAGAGCGGTTGAAAGCCTTGGAACGCGAAGTACGTGAGCTCCGGCAAGCCAATGAAATTCTGCGTAAGGCGTCCGCTTATT TTTGCCCAGGCGGAGCTCGACCGCCCGTTCAAACGATGAAAGCCTTTATTGACGATCACCGTGATGTCTATGGGGTCGAGCCGATCTGCAAAGTATTGCCGATTGCCCCGTCGACGTATTATCGGCATGCGGTGTGTCAGGCCAATCCTAATCTGCGATCAGCCCGTGCTAAACAGGATGAGAGTTTAGGCCATCAGATCCGCCGGATTTGGGAGGACAATTTCCAAGCGTACGGTGCGCGTAAGGTCTGGCGACAATTGCAGCGTGAAGGGAAAAACGTGGCTCGTTGTACAGTGGAACGTTTGATGCGCCAGCTAGGGTTACAAGGCGTGGTGCGCGGCAAAACAGTCAAGACAACGATCAGCCGCCCTGATGAGGCTTATCCATTGGACCGCGTCAATCGGCAATTTAAGGCAGAGCGTCCGGATGCGTTGTGGGTAGCCGATTTTACCTATGTTTCCACTTGGCAAGGTTTTGTCTATGTCGCCTTCGTGATCGACGTCTTTTCCAGGTTTATTGTCGGCTGGAAGGTTTCCGCTTCCGCTCGCACTGATTTCGTCTTGGATGCACTCGAACAAGCGGTCTATGCCAGGAGACCGGCAGGTGGTTTAATTCACCATAGCGACAGAGGCGTGCAGTACGTGTCGATCCGCTATACCGAGCGTTTGGCCGAAGCCGGTATCGAAGCCTCAGTAGGGAGCGTAGGCGATTCCTATGACAATGCGCTAGCCGAAACCATTAATGGCTTGTATAAAGCCGAGGTGATTTATCGACAGGCCTGGAAAAACCGGGAAGCCGTGGAGCTGGCGACACTGGCCTGGGTTGATTGGTTTAACCATCGACGCTTGCTGGAACCAATCGGTAACATTCCACCGGCAGAGGCTGAAGAAAAGTATTATCAACAACTGACTGAGTCTGCTCAGGCGGCATGA
- the iscB gene encoding RNA-guided endonuclease IscB: MTHRVKTHAGMLPQCRPLEWLDHADVRVSVEGRASGQGRSGVAHSRGERGFGLRYLARKGSLFWSLKAVFVLDKTGKPLMPCSEKRARLLLSRGRARIHRRLPFVIRLVDRLQADCALQPLAIKIDPGSKVTGMALVRQDGNRIAVLSLIELAHRGAAIKKALQQRASFRRRRRSANLRHRAPRFDNRTRPEGWLPPSLRHRVESTMNWVNRLRRWTPVDSLAVERVKFDTQKMQNPDISGVEYQQGELADFEVREYLLEKWGRQCAYCGIESVPLEVEHIVARSNGGSDRVSNLTLACRCCNRKKGQLPIEQFLKRKPELLKQILAKSKRPLRDAAAVNVTRNALFMALLATGLPVETGSGAQTKFNRKRLGIPKTHALDAACVGSVASIEAWQRPTLMIKATGRGEYQRTRLTANGFPRGYLTRQKRHFGFQTGDQVKAVINKGKKSGSYQGRVAVRASGSFNIQTPTGVIQGISHKHCTLIQRADGYGYSFNPTIANDKGEARLAA, from the coding sequence GTGACACACCGGGTAAAGACCCACGCCGGCATGCTTCCTCAGTGCCGGCCTCTGGAATGGCTCGATCATGCTGACGTCAGGGTAAGCGTCGAAGGTCGGGCCAGCGGCCAAGGCCGATCCGGTGTGGCACATTCCCGAGGGGAGCGAGGCTTCGGCCTCCGTTACCTGGCCCGTAAGGGCAGTTTATTTTGGAGTTTGAAGGCAGTATTTGTTTTGGACAAAACCGGCAAGCCTTTGATGCCGTGCAGCGAAAAGCGGGCAAGACTGTTGTTGTCCCGTGGCCGCGCACGGATACACCGGCGCCTGCCGTTCGTGATCCGGCTGGTGGATCGACTGCAAGCCGATTGTGCGTTGCAGCCCTTAGCAATCAAGATCGATCCGGGCAGCAAGGTCACGGGGATGGCGTTGGTCCGGCAGGACGGCAATCGCATCGCTGTGCTGTCGCTGATCGAACTGGCCCATCGCGGTGCCGCGATCAAAAAGGCCTTGCAGCAACGGGCCAGTTTTCGCCGCCGGCGCCGATCGGCCAACTTGCGTCACCGGGCGCCTCGTTTCGACAACCGAACCCGACCGGAAGGCTGGTTGCCGCCTTCCTTGCGGCATCGGGTGGAGTCGACGATGAACTGGGTGAATCGGTTGCGCCGCTGGACGCCGGTCGACTCGCTGGCCGTCGAGCGGGTGAAGTTCGACACGCAGAAAATGCAGAATCCGGACATCTCGGGCGTCGAGTATCAGCAAGGGGAATTGGCCGACTTTGAAGTGCGTGAATACCTGCTGGAAAAGTGGGGGCGGCAATGCGCCTATTGCGGTATCGAGAGCGTGCCGCTGGAAGTCGAACACATTGTCGCCCGCAGCAACGGCGGTTCGGACCGGGTGTCCAACCTGACACTGGCCTGTCGGTGCTGCAACCGGAAGAAAGGCCAGTTGCCGATCGAGCAGTTCTTGAAACGCAAGCCGGAGCTGTTAAAGCAGATTTTGGCCAAATCTAAAAGACCGCTTCGTGATGCCGCCGCTGTTAACGTCACGCGCAATGCCTTATTCATGGCGCTGTTGGCAACCGGCTTGCCGGTGGAGACCGGGAGCGGCGCTCAAACCAAATTCAACCGCAAGCGACTGGGCATACCGAAAACCCATGCGCTGGATGCGGCTTGCGTCGGATCGGTCGCGAGTATTGAAGCTTGGCAACGGCCCACCTTGATGATCAAGGCCACCGGACGCGGCGAATACCAGCGCACCCGATTGACGGCGAACGGCTTTCCGCGCGGCTACCTGACTCGCCAAAAAAGGCATTTCGGTTTTCAAACCGGCGACCAGGTAAAAGCCGTGATCAATAAAGGCAAGAAATCAGGAAGCTACCAAGGCCGTGTTGCGGTCAGGGCTTCCGGCAGTTTTAACATCCAGACACCGACCGGCGTGATTCAGGGCATCAGCCACAAGCATTGCACCCTGATCCAACGCGCAGACGGCTATGGGTATTCCTTTAATCCGACGATAGCCAACGACAAAGGAGAAGCGAGACTGGCCGCCTAA